Proteins encoded within one genomic window of Agelaius phoeniceus isolate bAgePho1 chromosome Z, bAgePho1.hap1, whole genome shotgun sequence:
- the RFESD gene encoding LOW QUALITY PROTEIN: Rieske domain-containing protein (The sequence of the model RefSeq protein was modified relative to this genomic sequence to represent the inferred CDS: inserted 1 base in 1 codon) — MGTRQGSGDRPXREAMLDLIILSLHFFICFLISIAIWYGPKEVDSHSSSTGGAEVQSDGLIFIGKEDDIKKSQRITAKIDGREIVVFYHEGKFHALDSRCYHEGGPLCHGEIEDIDGQACIVCPWHNFKITLETGEGLYEGINPQEPSPTPKWQSKGVKQRIYKLTIDNGNVYVSPPDLSVSFDSDYYAEKFKQGGELAMGKQPTQKPQSRSWPDSQNPGECTNEESAGK; from the exons ATGGGGACAAGGCAGGGCAGTGGTGACAGAC GAAGGGAGGCCATGCTGGACCTCATCATCCTCAGCCTTCATTTCTTCATCTGCTTTCTCATCTCCATTGCAATCTGGTATGGACCAAAG GAAGTGGATTCACACAGCTCAagcacaggaggagctgaaGTGCAGTCAGATGGTCTTATATTCATTGGCAAAGAAGATGACATAAAGAAGTCCCAAAGAATAACAGCCAAAATCGATGGCAGAGAAATTGTTGTTTTCTACCATGAGGGGAAATTTCACGCTCTGGATTCTCGCTGCTACC ATGAAGGAGGCCCTTTATGTCATGGAGAAATAGAG GATATCGATGGACAAGCATGTATTGTTTGTCCTTGGCATAACTTTAAAATTACCTTGGAAACAGGAGAAGGATTGTATGAAGGAATAAATCCTCAGGAGCCATCACCAACACCAAAGTGGCAATCAAAAGGAGTCAAACAGAGGATTTATAAGCTCACAATAGACAATGGAAATGTTTATGTGAGTCCTCCAGATTTGTCTGTTAGCTTTGACTCTGATTATTATGCTGAAAAGTTCAAACAAGGTGGTGAATTAGCTATGGGAAAACAACCCACTCAGAAGCCACAGAGTAGGTCATGGCCAGACAGCCAGAATCCTGGGGAATGCACAAATGAAGAATCtgctgggaaataa